Proteins encoded in a region of the Anopheles aquasalis chromosome 2, idAnoAquaMG_Q_19, whole genome shotgun sequence genome:
- the LOC126575196 gene encoding protein atonal-like, giving the protein MASDFSRHHPFYYYGQDSTMAQCSNGGTAGGGVKGIKMEQHEGTTALTESYSDGAMYGFAQPTNGLVGQQAVTSIAPNVVMLPGFMDNYPDSWMTPSPSSFGSESPDYYSLANSPQRSFIDVEEYKENLLGMRPSQQQQHHHQQQQQQHQCLQSHMSLSTTLPLSPPLVAQPHQPQQHHQQVLAGSRTMGELQSISVQSSTTATSTPVTSLPVKKRQYNRKPKPKPEQPLINAIETNATSTLELSCLTSFTKTGQGKPAIASTTTTTPSPAAPVTGKRKRKLVPPQIKKKRRLAANARERKRMQSLNDAFDRLRQYLPSLGNDRQLSKHETLQMAQTYITALAELLQ; this is encoded by the coding sequence ATGGCAAGTGACTTTAGCCGGCATCATCCGTTTTACTATTACGGCCAGGACTCGACGATGGCCCAGTGTTCTAATGGtggtactgctggtggtggtgtgaaggGAATTAAGATGGAACAGCACGAGGGAACGACTGCTCTCACGGAATCGTACAGTGATGGCGCGATGTACGGATTTGCACAACCGACAAACGGATTGGTCGGTCAGCAAGCAGTCACTTCGATCGCTCCGAATGTGGTGATGTTACCTGGCTTCATGGATAACTATCCCGACAGCTGGATGACACCCAGTCCGTCCAGTTTTGGGTCCGAAAGCCCGGATTACTACTCACTGGCCAATTCGCCCCAGCGTAGCTTCATCGATGTGGAAGAGTATAAGGAGAATCTGCTCGGTATGCGTCcttctcagcagcagcaacatcatcatcagcagcaacagcagcagcaccagtgcctCCAGAGCCATATGTCCTTATCGACGACACTTCCACTGTCACCTCCACTTGTTGCTCAACCAcatcagccacagcaacaccaccagcaagtgCTGGCGGGCAGCCGAACGATGGGAGAGCTACAATCGATCTCAGTACAATCGAGCACCACAGCGACCAGTACTCCGGTGACAAGCCTTCCGGTGAAAAAGCGTCAATACAATCGCAAACCGAAGCCCAAACCGGAACAACCGCTGATCAACGCGATCGAAACCAACGCTACCTCCACGCTGGAACTGTCCTGTTTGACGTCCTTCACCAAGACGGGCCAAGGGAAACCGGCCatcgcttccaccaccaccaccactccttCGCCAGCAGCTCCAGTCACGGGAAAGCGGAAACGTAAACTGGTGCCACCGCAGATCAAGAAGAAACGTCGGCTGGCGGCGAATGCCCGGGAGCGTAAACGAATGCAGAGCCTGAACGatgcgttcgatcgattgcgtcAGTATCTGCCCTCGCTCGGTAACGATCGGCAGCTTTCGAAGCATGAAACGTTGCAGATGGCACAGACCTACATCACGGCACTGGCGGAACTGTTGCAGTAG